Below is a genomic region from Astatotilapia calliptera chromosome 2, fAstCal1.2, whole genome shotgun sequence.
CTAAAAGTGAACATTAAATTGACCTTAGGAGTTATTATCTCGAAATCTTGACTTACTGGCTGAAACTAAGTTGAGAATTTTAAAGAACCCAATTCAAAATTTTGAAATGATAACCTGGAAGTGTGGCTTATTGATCCCTAACATAGCAATGTTTTTTAGACACAGAGACAAGCTTACTATACTTGTCTGTACTTAGGTGTATTCGATTATATCGGATTACACTTAGTCAAAACTAGGTGTAAATACATTCAAAATTTCTGTGTAATTGACTAATTCAAGActttgtccttaaaaaaaaaaaaaaccctatatatatatatatatatatagatagatagatatagatatatatatataaatttaaatatataaaaacagactaaaacaaacactgaaaatgaactaaaactaaacgttctcaaataataataatggcatACAGTCAAGCAAAGTGGCTCTGGAAACTAAGTGAGcttaaacaaaaatttaaaatgaaaattcaaGATGgaataaaaagtaataataaattaataagaaGAATACAACACTGTAATAGCTCTGGTTGTCACCCCTTGATGATCTTTTCTAAGCCAGGAAAAACCCTGAAATCTGGGCTGCAGCACACATAGCAGAGTATCAgttaattgtattttattattgcaGTCTTCAGGCTCAGCCCACACTGGATTACAAGACACCAGTAAGTAACCAGTGTTAGAGTAGCATCCTACCTTACACGTGTTAAACAAATAATTCAAGCTGTAGAAACAAAGGCAGCAAGTTTTAACCAAGacaaatatcaaataaataaatattgttcttttttattttattcagttttttattaCAGACAGTGATGCTGAGGCAACTAAGTTATCAGATACATTGCtggaaagttttttaaaaaattacccATTTTgtatatatgaaatatatttgtatatatattagTAAAGATGTTTACTCTGTAAACACTGCGTCAGCCCTATAAACTGTAAACTGCGTTATTGATTGCTCACCCCAACCCATTTTTCTTCCATGAGAACAAAGAAATCTTCACTTTAAAGATACCTGATCTGGAGTCTTTAGGTTTGACATTTTGTTGGTGCAAATGTGTGTCACAGACCCGATGATACAATATTTGGCCGAGTGTCAgtaaactgagaaaaactgaggtgcagttttttttaatacactaAAATTCATATTGTGGTTTCAGCTTGTATGGTACAGTTGTTATAGATGGCCAACAATGAGTAAATGAAGACTGGGACCGGGTGTagtatgtggggaaaaaaacagattaaTACTGTGATAAGTACTTAAACCATCTTTGACTTTAAGGTGAccagacaaaaacacaagaacagcAAATCAAaccacagagttaaaaaaaaatttaagaagTTTAAACTGTGAGAATCTtgcacaaacatttaaaaaagcatatttttttaaagtgctctcaTGGGATGTCTTATATATTTATAAGACAGAAATGAGAGAATCAAGAGAAAAATTTAAAAGGAGTATTGCAGTGTGGTCTCAGCAAATGTGAAAAAGTCTGTTAGCGTTTGTGAACATGAACTGTAACATTTATTTCAATTAGAGGTACTCCTCATTTTAGCAACATGTACGTTACAAAGTGGGGTTCGTATCACCGTGGCAACCTCGGTATTTTGCCCCAAAACTAAACCAGATTGTTTTCATAATGATAACGTTCtttaaatgtatattaaaaataatccgTAAAAATCTGTCATGTGTGCAACTTGAGCTGAGCAGAGTGAATCATTTTCCAAAACAAGAGTGGGAAAATGGTAATTTTGCGTGAGAGACCACATGCAGACGGACATAGAAACAAGAGAGGGACATCTGTGTTGAGGAACCCAAATTTGGTTGTGACTTATTTCACAAATGAGTTTATCTTTCTTGGTTGgtaaatgcatttttctctCACCAATGAAAATTCTGGAATTTAAGTAATTCTAGTTAACTGGGAATTTACCAAAAATAAGTTACAGTCAGTCTAAAAAGTTATCACAGACGTATTCACTTGCATTTAGACAGACTGATTATGCCTTCTCATAATCAGTCCTCTAAGTATGAGTGAGACTGGTAACacagttctgtttttgtttttctcacagAAAAGCCCAAATTGCCCGAGAACTACACGCAGGAGACCTGGCAGAAGCTGAAGGAGGCGGTGGAGGCCATACAGAACAGCACGTCAATCAAATACAATCTAGAGGAGCTCTACCAGGTATCCAGACAGACCCGCTGAATTCGCCCATCTGCAAACAGCAACTGTGCCGTTATCATTATTCCGACAGCTCTGTTTTCTCCCCTCAGGCTGTGGAAAACCTCTGCTTCCATAAGATCTCTGCCAAGTTGTACAAACAGCTGAGGGCCGTGTGTGAAGACCACATCAAGGCACAAATTGATCAGTTCAGAGAATATCCTTTCACGGTCTCGCTCGCTGAATCGCATAGAGAAgatgttgttattttgtgtcCACTGTTGCCTTAACTTTGTTCTCACGGATGCCCTGGACAGCGTGCTTTTCCTGAAGAAAATTGACAAGTGCTGGCAAGATCACTGTAGACAAATGGTATGTTTTATACTGTTAAAAACTGTTAAACAtagcaattttttaaaactgatttataATAGAGTTGGTCGGGGGGCTTGTAAATGAAATATTacaaacagagacaaactaTTCTGGCTCTTACATTCCAAGTAGTGCAACTCAAATGCATCTGTCATTAGTCACCCCCCACCCCGGCCCTGTAAATGGACTGTTTTGCAAATATCACTATCTTGGGTTTTGTATGAGGTTAGTTGTGCAATGCCTGCAAGCAGCCAGTCCAGCAGAGTGAGGAACGCTAGAGGAGATGGAAATTTACGACATTACTATAGAATATCTCAAGTCTGCTACCTACGCTAGTGTTTAAAGTTGAATCGCTACAGGGCATCCAGCTTGCTGGCGCAGTAACGGTTTCTTAATCACACACTTAATAAAGAAGCTGTTTAAGTGAAAGTGATCAGGTATCGAAGGAAGTGGGTGTGGTTCTGAAAACTAGCATAGCAAGCATATGAAACTTCAATAATAGTAGGCAATTTACATACAGCAGTATGGAGCAGATGCATCTGTGCTAACTAGAGTATTTGACAGcgaagagagagaaacaaatgtaatgttAAAAATTAGAATTTTCCTATAATGCCACCACACAACAGACCATCCAGCCCATAATGATAGTTTAGACATTTCGGGTAGTCAGCAGCAGTTAACCCATGTGTTCTCCATAAATTTACTATTTGCAGGCTATCAAATCCTTCCACTAACACTAATACCACAATACATTACTCTTACTGCCTCTGCAGCGCTCTTACTACTCTAAACAGTAAGAAGGATTGCACAGACCCACTTTTTAGATTTACCGGCCCAAGGTTGTAACATTAGTCTGCTTGCAGCTAAGGCAATGAGTATAGAAATATGTGCACAACCTGATTTCTGACTGATTTCTTCACATCCTAAACAACACATGGATATTCAGGGAATTAAAATTCCCCCAAACTGAAAGAGCTAACGATCTGTTCTCCGTCTTAAAGTGATTTCTGTTCCATTTCTTAACTTTTTAACCACCAACAAATGAAGCTGCAACATCTGAGAAATCTCAGCAGGCTTTGTAGGACCTTTAAACTTCATATGTAAGATTGGAGGAGGTCATCTGAACATTGAAAGCGTGATTAATTGTGTATCTTTGTTCCACAGATCATGATTAGGAGTATATTCCTGTTTTTGGATCGCACCTACGTTTTACAGAATTCCATGCTGCCATCGATTTGGTGAGTGATCAGCCATGTTGTGGTTTTAGCTTCGTACTCGGgctgatttctgttttattgtatgGTGAACGGGTTGTTGTGGTCTTCAGGGACATGGGTCTGGAGCTGTTCCGGTTCTACATCATCAGCGATCTGAAGGTTCAGAGCAAAACCATCGACGGGATTCTGCTGCTCATTGAGAGGGAGCGAAACGGAGAGGCGATAGACCGCAGTCTGCTGAGGAGCCTGCTGAGCATGCTCTCTGACCTTCAGGTAATAGGGCAACTCTTCAAATAATAACCCAGATATTAAGTAGTGACGgtctaaatgtgtttttgaagaTTGTTTGGATTTCCTCCGTTTATTTGAACCACAACAAAAGTGTGTTGTTTGCATGGCTCACCTGCACACGGGTGTGATAAAGtgtctgtttcctgttgtcAGATATTTTTAATGAAACCTGTGTTCTGTCGGCCTCCTTGGCAGATTTATCAAGAGTCCTTTGAGCAACGCTTTCTGGAGGAAACTAATCGACTGTACGCTGCAGAGGGACAGAGGCTGATGCAGGAGAGAGAGGTGATTTATATAACCTCATACTCGGAAcacattctttttattttgtcgtCTGTTATCCACGATTCATTGATCAGCTGACTAAACCAATACTTAAAGTCATTAGTTTAGTAACCCATGAAAAATCCTTGGCAGCTGTTCTTAGAATTCTTGTTAATTACTTCTAACAGAACATCCAACCATTCCCTGGGTTTGTCTTGTCAGATGTGAGGATTTGAAgctttttttgtcacatttggTTCTTCTAAGGAATAAATAAGCAACTAATGCCTCAGAAAGGATTCAATATTTTTTGATGTTGTTAGAAATTTTACAAAAAGCCAACCATTTAACCACATGTGGAAATTCATTATAGAAGAGGAGGAACACAGATGTAGCCACTGAACTAAGCATTAGTAAAGCAGAAAGCAGGTCTGGCACCGTAAACGTGTTTTGAGTGAAGCTTTTAGCtcagcaaaaaaaacatttgcctGGTTGAAGCAGAAAGCATATAAAACGTTCACTTTGCAACTGGAAGCTTAGTTTATGtggattttttgttgttgtttttttatacaaaAGGTGAAGCACAGAGACTTTGTTTTGCAAACGCTCAATTCTTATAGTTTAATTTGAAGAAACTGTAGggaaaataaaactacaaaccTCTCTGTGAAGACTGCCAAATTATCCTCTATGcaagaaaaacaactttttatgATGTTATGTAATCTTTCGATGGGTAGTTTTCATCTGCATTACAGAATAAGCATTAAAAGCTGTGGtgtgaatgtaaatgtgtttttttaggtACCAGAATATCTCCATCATGTTAACAAGCGCTTGGAGGAGGAGGCTGACAGAGTAATCACGTACCTGGACCAGAGCACACAGTGAGTGTCGGACTGAAGCGTTCACTTAGCAAATAAACGGTGACAGAGATCGATGCGTAACCTGAgctttttcctcctctcagaAAACCGCTCATCCTTGCTGTGGAGAAGCAGCTGCTTGGTGAACATCTCACAGCAACTCTGCAAAAAGGTAAACACTTAATATAAGCGGTcactatataataataaattattgtaAAACAAATGAGGGTTTAGCTTATTAAATGTACCTTTTTGTCATTGTTACAGCATATTTTAAATTATGGCAATTTTTTAAACAAGATTTTCTCTTCAGTGTGTCTGATTTAAGACATTTTTAGTTTCATATAATGTTGCattagtctttttgtttttatgttgtttatatGAGTAGTAGTTCTCAAACTTGGACCAGTTCTAGGTCCTAAAAGGCTGTTGGGATATAAAGACAGCCTTTTAGCTCACAATATTtgtcaaatttaaataaattacatagGTAACAGACAGTAATTTCCATTGTGAAGAATTTGAATTAAAGTCAATGAACAACAAGGTTTACAAAAAAGCAGGCAAATCTTAAGTCCTCATTAAGGCAGATATCTAGTGGCCTGTAACttttataaatgcaaaaacCAGAGTTTTTTGTTTAAGTCTCTTTGTCTTTCACCGCTTTGTATAGAAAGAGACCTATTGTAACTGTGTGCAGTGATTGTGATGCCATGGCTTCGATATGGTAGCTTCAAAAATGGGTaccaggggtccgttcttcgtacctcgcttactacatccaagatcaaatcatcgcgccaactttgagctcgctattccggttctccgaacacacctgttgttgacgattagtacagctggatgaagtaatgtgagatcactgggtggcttaacaggggctacgcatcgatagtagaaacattgatcggcaaccctttgattggtcggcgaaaatgtcgaaggagcgcgctcggtatttttcggcagcagagcaagaactcttgagtgagggatttcaggagttccagagtttaattaaaacgcaagggaacactgcaaaggctgcaaaagcaaggagagagggctggcaggaagttgctgacaaattaaactcgtaagtaatttaataataataataataataatggagtggatttatatagcgcttttcaaggcacccaaagcgctttacaataccactattcactcactctcacattcacacactggtggaggcagctacggttgtagccacagctgccctggggcagactgacagaagccaggctgccatatcgcgccatcggcccctctggccaacaccagtaggcggtagggtaaatttattatattttattacattatatcatattatattatattacattatatcctctttcacattagagccacaacaggacccactagaacatgggaacaagtaaaagggaaataagaatattctacagaatggtaatatttatcacttatattgcttttagtctcttggaaagagaccctgaaataatctgtttgttcataacaacaaccaagaaaagggcagagcagaagaagacaggtggtggtcctgcaccccctcgtcaacaagttggttaagtaaataataccctcacgggaaaatcgatatctctcaatgagcacactgtcgcgctgagctaaaggatcctgtctgtcccgcaatatacgctggattctgaaaactctcattatcaatcttgcaccttccgcaatgggtggctcgcgtatacggacaggacatggctgcgacaggcttcccaaatccaccttcgcttttatagccgtggtctctcatcttgattacatgaagtaatttactattattactctaaaatatgaattacatctgaaataatcaaatacatgaaatagaatgattaatagtacatttccctttttttaggaaatgacctgtatgtatctgtatggaATCAATACAAGAATCAagtactgcattatctttagttacattgatatctttagtggtaaaatatcgctgttgctttcgtataaatgaagcggacatacctgagtggccgcgatctaatcctgtttacataaagtaagcctgctcccgagcaggttcacgcttacggatctgttgctatgacagcaagtcccggatgagcttcagagaaccgaacgatccaagatcacgcgaaatcgtcaacaatcaaatccagctaacttacttagcgaggtacgaagaatgGACCCCAGGTCTATGACCACTCTGACCAATCAGTCAGTGTCTTCAAAACAACATTCGTGCATCTAGATGGCAACAGGACTATCACTATGCAATTGAACAGAGTCAAGTTAGAAATTGCATGCAATCTGCTTGTGATAATACAGAGATGAACTGTGATAAGTTAAGAGGGAAAAAATCAAATCTGCTGTCGTCTACATACAAAGAAAATCGTATTCACTACTTACATTCAGAGTTTAGCCAGAACAtcatgaatttaaaataaaaattccttAACAAATAGTTCTCTAGTTACTGCAGGATGGCAGTTTAAATGCAGAATGACATCGGTGCCGAGTAACTTTGATGCGGAATTCTGGGAATATAACCAGAATGCAACCAGTTAAGTCGAGTCCTCTATTGCAAATAGATGGACCTCAAGCGATTTTCACTCATCTGCGCAGACTGACTGATACTGATTGCAACATGTTTGCAATCTGCATGAAAAATTAGACTGCAGTTATTTGTAAACCTTTGGCAATCAGTCTGAGAGTGATTCCAATGAATCCAGTCGGTGGGAATGAAATTAAAGTCAACCTGCTGTCCTAGTTTTTTTACTCTTAGTGAAGCATAAGTGACTGTTCTGGAAGTACCTGATATGTGACTGTCTTGTCTGAACCTCATACTGAGTTTTGATTGACCTCTAGCTGTTATTTGAAACTTGCAGGTCTGACCAACCTGCTGGATGAGAACAGAATTCAGGATCTGTCTCTCCTCTATCAGCTCTTCAGTCGAGTGCGTGGTGGCGTTAGCGTGCTCCTGCAGCACTGGATAGAATACATAAAGGTATGGCAGCTTTTAAATGAAAGACTGAAGAGAAGACAGAATCAATTcactgttttaattgtttttaatgtcttgAAAATACAAATTCAGGCTTTTGGAAGCACGATCGTAATCAATCCggaaaaagacaaaaccatGGTGCAGGAGTTGCTGGACTTTAAAGATAAAGTGGATCTAATCATCGACGTGTGTTTCATGAAGAATGAGAAATTTGTTAATGCCATGAAGGAAGCTTTTGAAACATTCATCAACAAACGGCCAAATAAACCTGCAGAGCTCATAGGTCTGTAACTAAGCATGTTCCCCATTCATAACTGCCACACAGtgaagagaaaaataataacaatcaaCAACAATAATTCTGCCAACATGATAATAATCAACATTTCTCTATAGCAAAACATGTGGATTCAAAGCTGAGGGCAGGAAACAAAGAGGCCACGGATGAAGAGCTGGAGAAGATGCTGGATAAGATCATGATTATCTTTAGATTCATCTATGGTAATGTTTACTGTAACAGTTGTGTAAGTACAGTACTTTGTCCTTTGTGCGGCCTTTATTGTGAGACTTTGATGTCCTTGCAGGAAAAGATGTTTTCGAGGCGTTTTACAAAAAGGACCTGGCTAAGAGGTTGCTGGTTGGAAAAAGTGCTTCTGTTGATGCTGAAAAATCAATGCTGTCAAAGCTTAAACACGGTCAGTTTTCATAGCTTAGTGCCATTTCTTAGCACGTGTGCACACAGGCGCTACATGATGGAATCCTGACAGTGACTGATTGAACTTTGACTCACAACGTTTGTTTTTCAGAATGTGGAGCAGCGTTCACCAGCAAGTTGGAGGGGATGTTCAAGGACATGGAGCTTTCTAAGGACATCATGGTGCAGTTCAAACAGGTAACACTTTGCCTACATAAATAGgcaaaaatgacattttggAAAAGGTTTTGTTCACAGATATTGAAGCATTACATGgtgaaaaaagacaaatcttTTCATTGAAgttttatcaaaaagaaaaaaattgccgACAATGCAACCAAAGTGTTAGCCTACCTTTGCTTTCCCTGAGGGCTTGAAATATAGACATTGTAAGATGTAATTCAACTGTCAGCATAACATAAAACCTGGGGCACATTCAGTCTGAGAATAGTGTCTGGTTTGCACCAGTTCTCCAGTTAAACAACGTGTTTCATGGAAGAGGTGTGAGACAGTAGGCAGCTGGCTTAATGTAcgttttgttttgtgggtgCGTCAGAAAGACAACCACCAACTACAGTCAGCCAGGACGGATGTGCATATAAACTCTGACGTATTAAAATGCAGACAACAAACTTTCCCTGCTATTGATGCAGAATtaatacataaggcgcactgaaTCATTtttttgaggggaaaaaactgtatgtataaagatgaataaaaactgaaagtaTTAACATTAAAGTATTGCAAAGTATCTGACATGTATAAAGGAAACAGAGCGGGAGGATGATAAACACAAATAGAGCCATTTATAATAGAAGTATCTCTGTAATACCTGGTTACTAAAATAGCTCTGTAAACGAGGGTTTGGTGAAATTAGTTTCCAGTGTTGTAAAATTCAGTTTCTTCATATAATTACAGTCTGGTTTGATTTTCTGTCTTCAGACTTGTGTAattacaataaaactgaaagggTGGACCCTCACCAACACTGCCTGTTTTCAGTCTAAAATCCTGCTAATGGATTCAGTTTCCTGCTAGTTTCAGTTTACTAAGATTAAAACTTCTTTGTGGGTAGATAAACTCATGTCTTTGTATTTCTGTAGTATATGCAGTGCCAAAACATTCCCGGCAATATCGAGCTGACAGTGAATATCCTCACTATGGGCTACTGGCCAACGTACGTCCCTATGGAAGTGCACCTGCCACCTGAGGTTAGTCCTGAGCAAATACTGAGGGTTGATTTTGTACTTTTCAATATAACGAGCGTCGCTTTGTAACACCTCTCTTATCTTTGTCCAGATGGTGCGACTGCAGGAGATCTTCAAGACTTTCTACCTGGGCAAACACAGTGGCAGGAAGCTGCAGTGGCAGTCGACGTTAGGCCACTGTGTCTTAAAAGCTGAATTTAAAGAGGTTTGAACTCTTTTCTAAGAATGACCTTGTGTGTTTTGCTCACTCAGTGAGCCAAGTTTAATGCTAATCGTCTTGATGTTTCTTGCAAAAGGGCAAGAAGGAGCTGCAGGTGTCACTTTTCCAAACCCTTGTCTTACTGATGTTTAATGAGGGAGAGGAGTTCACCCTGGAAGAGATCAAAGTGGCAACAGGAATAGGTTTGTATTAACACATTAAAGCACTTTTTCATGAAGAAATGGCATCCTCTATTTTTTTCCCAGCCACACTGATCTTTGGGCCTTTCCACAGAGGACAGTGAGCTACGGCGGACTCTTCAGTCACTTGCATGTGGTAAAGCACGTGTCctcaccaaaatcccaaaaagcAAAGATGTAGAAGATGGGGACAAGTTTTCCTGCAATGACGACTTTAAACACAAGCTGTTCAGGATCAAAATAAACCAGATCCAGATGAAAGAAACAGTATGTTTGCTCTCACCGTATTTTTCTAAATTATCTTTCAAGGATcggaaaattatttttaactcGCCTCTTTTACTCAGGTGGAGGAGCAAGCCAGCACCACAGAAAGAGTCTTTCAGGATCGTCAGTACCAGATCGATGCTGCCATTGTGCGGATCATGAAGATGAGGAAGACTCTGACCCATAATCTTTTGATGTCTGAAGTGTACAGTCAGCTGAAGTTCCCCGTCAAGGTGATAATCACAaatgattttctgttttgttttttttctttttaccactCGGTCGTAAAAGCTGATGGGGAATGCCATCACCAGGTGCGGACACCaaagtttgtgaatgtgataactcgAGTTTGAGTCAGCGTAGGGCCTTAAAATTGACACCA
It encodes:
- the cul4b gene encoding cullin-4B; this encodes MFPTGLSSPNPPPPPTQEARPAATDVKTDSGNITSTKKRKINGSEREDTSDTISSSPPKTLNSSSSSSSSSSPTPLHIQKKLRFEDSVDFIGLDVKMAEEAAAAAASCSNNKSKAMFLPGGVGHHANGLTKTAGSTTFSNSKPGAAKKLVIKNFREKPKLPENYTQETWQKLKEAVEAIQNSTSIKYNLEELYQAVENLCFHKISAKLYKQLRAVCEDHIKAQIDQFREDALDSVLFLKKIDKCWQDHCRQMIMIRSIFLFLDRTYVLQNSMLPSIWDMGLELFRFYIISDLKVQSKTIDGILLLIERERNGEAIDRSLLRSLLSMLSDLQIYQESFEQRFLEETNRLYAAEGQRLMQEREVPEYLHHVNKRLEEEADRVITYLDQSTQKPLILAVEKQLLGEHLTATLQKGLTNLLDENRIQDLSLLYQLFSRVRGGVSVLLQHWIEYIKAFGSTIVINPEKDKTMVQELLDFKDKVDLIIDVCFMKNEKFVNAMKEAFETFINKRPNKPAELIAKHVDSKLRAGNKEATDEELEKMLDKIMIIFRFIYGKDVFEAFYKKDLAKRLLVGKSASVDAEKSMLSKLKHECGAAFTSKLEGMFKDMELSKDIMVQFKQYMQCQNIPGNIELTVNILTMGYWPTYVPMEVHLPPEMVRLQEIFKTFYLGKHSGRKLQWQSTLGHCVLKAEFKEGKKELQVSLFQTLVLLMFNEGEEFTLEEIKVATGIEDSELRRTLQSLACGKARVLTKIPKSKDVEDGDKFSCNDDFKHKLFRIKINQIQMKETVEEQASTTERVFQDRQYQIDAAIVRIMKMRKTLTHNLLMSEVYSQLKFPVKPADLKKRIESLIDRDYMERDKENSNQYNYVA